Within Porites lutea chromosome 2, jaPorLute2.1, whole genome shotgun sequence, the genomic segment AAAGGaatagtaaataaaaaaaaatattttgtgcaTGAGATTATcttatcattttgttttgttatcatAGTCTATGTTCTTAATGTTTGTTTGATTATAGTGTCGAGTAGTAACGTAGAACCTTTATAATCCCCCAAACATGCAGTGTCCAGCTGGGAGGAGTAGTAAACTAAAATATAAAGCAAATACTATTTATAAAAACTAATAAAGCTAATATTGGAAATACAAATATTTGACTGTTAAGTGTAGATTCTCCTGTGGAAATGGATAAGGGTGTGTAAAGAGCAACAGTTGAGTAGGAGCTGCTTGTAAGGTCTCTCCTGATTGGTCacagaaaacaatgacatgtcattctttcaattctTTCAGTATTGTTTGGAGTCAGGGTTAGGCACCATTGTGACTTCTCTTctgagcagctgctacatgaccccaGTTGAGTAACGTAAATCTCTCCGCGCACATGTTGCAGGCCCTGTAAATTCTGACAAGTAACATGGCCTTAAAACAGCAACATGAGACTAGAGGGATTGATGACAAACAATGTTAAGATGGGTTAAATACCGACAGGGACATAGCCTACTcctaaaaatgcaaaaataatgGCCGTATATAAAGTTCAGGCCATTATGCAGGGACAtatgtacccccccccccttcctcaGAGGGCCTCATACCCAGTACATTCATGATCAGATGTTTGGGGAGTTGGCAGAGGCCTAAAAAGAGAGCCTGAGAGCAAGTGAGCGggcaaacaagcaaaaacaaacaaacaaaaaacgagcaggagagGTGGGGCCACGTGCCATTTCCAGTGAGCGCATAGCTTAAAGAACAAGCCATGCAATAAAGAGAATTTGAATTGCTTCTTGTACCAACCTTGTAAACATTGTCAGGGTCTTTCATCTTCCCATCatgggtaacaatggtaacaatgTTACCCTTTTATCTTGTTATTTAATATCTCTATGATCTACAGAGcattatattttttatgataaggctaagaaagaaagaaagcatgcaaagaaagtactgtcTGATAGCCTGgtgctagtggattttgctattgggctagtgaattttgctCAGGTAAGTAAacttttttgagaaattcaaattacagaaaaactgtaatcaatcctgcttatcaaaaagtttttggggtgACTTTTAGGCTAGAACATGCTGGCTACTGCTTACCCGAATGGCAAGcagtaaaactgactttctttgcaccctgatgaTGGTACAGCAAGCTCTTGTCCTACAGGGAAAGGCCTGATTCACAGTTGTATGCTAAACAACCTAACCAGGCTGGCAGTAAAGACCCAGTAAAGAAATACCTCACTCCATTGATACGCATTATAGCATGATTTGCATTAGAAAAGAAGTAATATTTATATCAAACAAAGCCACCTCCAGCCCTGCTTCCAGTCAGACCAGGATATGGATATTCGTAATtaggacctctatgtaaaccactcttgtgatggagcatcctattaaaagattgttattattattatattcaGTACACAACCGTAAATTTCCGGGTTACTCCGGATTGCAAGTGACAGGACTGATTGAAGTTTTTGggggggtttgaaatttttgatttcaggattttggggggttggaaaattttggcattGAGTATATTTTTGGGTAGCTTCATTCAAgtaggtatttttttttgtgtattcAAAACAAGATAATCTCGTGATAGTTCCCACACATCCCGGCTGCGTAGTTCCGCGAATAAACTTTTATGGTTTGGAAGTTCGGCATggccgggatttttttgggttttgtttgaagcgctagggtttttttttttgggggggggggagttgatttttgcccccatttgaTCTTCCCTGTCACTTGAtatccggagtaccccccttGGGTGTTAATTTTTGAGCCTGCAAATTGACTTACCGGTAATTGgattttatttaaatttcttgctGGGGCTCAGCATTTGAAATTTACATTCCTGTTCAATTATCTTAGCTTTGCTTATATGttctatcactgatattatTAGAGATTTTATTTCCTCTTTTGCCGCTTCCGGTTATCTGAACGTGAAggtgtccaacaagaaagctgttgctactttggacactgaaaaaaaatgaacttaatgtcttttacCTTAATGATTATTCATCAGTTACTTTGTTTTCCTACTTAATACGTACACTTGTGTAAATGTGTGAAGATTGATTGAAGTGTCCGAGGCTATTATAGAACAGAGACAAAATGTACTTAATTAGAGGTTACATCATCGCCCAATATTTTTTAAGTGCTGCAACCCCGCGAACGTTTGAAAAGCCACCCAGTTTCCTGTTTAAGGTAAAAATTAACGAAGACAACGTGAACATTTCCATACACGGTAAAATAGTAATATGAGAATCCTCCCACTCGTTCCAGCGTGACAATTTCCGGGCCCTGCCCACGCACCAATCAAAATAACCTGCGCTAGCATGTGATCTTTTAGCTGAGTCTCGGAGTCGCCGGACCAAGATGGTGGACAGGCTAGGTATGAAGGAATTCTGCATTTCTTGCTGTATTTTTGAGATCTCCTCTGGctcagagagagagagagagaaagagtagcataattatttaatttcttttttttataaattaacgcCGAAAAGACGGGTGTTAGACTCCATGAAGTAGCACTCGATTTGTGCTCCACAGGGTTGTGGTTTATAATGCCATTAGAGATCGACATTCGGTTGTTACGATAAATATATCGATGTAGTTGTATTGGGTCATGGAAAGCTTATGCCTTTCATACTTAAGAACAGAATCTAGTGGAGCAACAGTCAGGAATTAGCTGGCTTATTAGACAGGTATTACAACTCGACCCTGTCGAATGCATTTAAGGCAACAAGTTGAAACAACTTTAATGTGCATTGTTAAAGTTACACGAGTTAATTGCTAGAACCAGAAGCATATATATGCTTCTGCTTTGACTTTATTAATATTTCCTTATATTTACCGCAGCAAACACGGAAGCTAATGAAAGACGTATAagaaatgttgaaaattgttttggaacCTCGGGGCAGGTTAGTTGTTAGCACGCTTCAACACTCATgaaaatgtttgatttttgtACATGTAGTAGTGTTCGAAAGGTCATAGGGTTGTTTTGCAACTTCTCCTGAGGtagtattttatttcaataaatttatgAAAGGTGGTTGTGGGCTTCTACAGTTTACAGAGACCTTGTGCGATGTGGAGAATGTTGAGCTTCGTATAATTATaaggaaaacaaagaacaaTATATTCTGTACCCTATGTGTAGAGGCCCATCGATCTCTTCTCACAGGGTAAGGGTATATATTCTATGGGGCTTATTTCAATTTGCATTCCCTACTGCTAGCAAATTCCTTTGTACTATGTATTGGTGGGAATAAACATGTTAATGCATTTAGCACAAAGCACTGTTCCCTGCTGCAGTTGATTGCCGTTTCTACATGGTCACCTAAGCAATGCAAAAGTCTTAACTTTTGTAGGGCATGGGAACAGCCTTCTTCCTTAGGACGAATAGGCCACAAGTATTGgtctagcctgcatagcaagcgtttctacGCGAATTTGTCGAGAACgttgggacaagagcaaaaaaaagggaatgatgagggagggggagggaagaGAAAGAAATGCTTGCTCACAAACCCcgcgattttgaaaaactgcatTCGCCCACAAACGCAGCATTTGATTGGTGCTGGTAatgttgattacttagcactcgaaacatcaatcaaaccaggtatgttttgtttacggtgcgtcacagatctggtctgatctgatttgtggtcgcagattacaaatgctttggtctgatatttatttgaatcaTGTTTGTGCAAAGATTTATCAGATCTGAATCCCTTCGATCAaaagtataattggagatcgagTAGTGAAGACTAgtgaaggccaatttattgggAACAACCGTGTGCttatctgactggaaaaaaatggactgtttgttggagataacatcaacgtaaatcagaacatcggtactAGACACTAGCTAGAGCTGCCATGGACAACTGATTGGAAATTGAGCAGCATGTATTGTAGAGAACTTTTCGACAATGGCTGGCCTATAGAGAGTagccgctctgcaaaactcATAGCTGGCGGTGTAAATTGTTCTGGACAAATCATTTCTTTGCAACGTTTTGACAAGGTTTCCGATGAGATAAAGCCACATAACGTTCAAAATTTAACTTAACTATAAAGAACGAGAAATTCCGCAGCAATCACTTAGAGTTTCAACCTTCTTTTATCGTAAAGCttctttttattacagttttgcAATGGCGTGGAGCATGTTTTAGGGAAcaaagtaaatttttcaaatatgGTAATCTATTTGCTatattttgacgagctgtcaatttacaaatgaaccgaaccgtgaaatatcaaggggcgttttccagaatcgtggggtttgtgGGCAAAtgttcctcttctcccctctcTCTCCCCCTTCCATTTTCTCTGCTCCCGCTCCAACTTTCGCGCTATAACTAATCTAGTAGCGCTTGCTACTCAGGCTAGTATTGGTGTGGTACCAAAGACTGAACCTATAACCTTTAAGTCTCCAGGAGATCAGACTTCTACCAACTGAACCCACCCTGCCACAGTTACAGTTGAACCTTGCTCCATGGACACCTGCTTAATACAGAGACCTCATTGACTTTACCCCAGGGGAAAGCCCTTACactttctctaaattcaacccgcttaatataGACACCCATTAATATAAATTGTGTGGACAACAGACACCTGTTTCATCACGCAGACAACAGATTCACATAGAAAGTCAACCTCACTTATGTGGACACTTTTATTATTAACTGCGTGGTGAAATAGACCTTtcctttttaaaagtaaaaaaaattttcagtggacagcATGTTGATGTTCTCAGTGCTTCAACATACTGGATAGGATGACGCTTTTGACTAAGTAATGTATGTGTTTAATGTTTTTAGCACAGAATCACAGCTTTGTGAcgattaaatatatttaatttgaTGATGCTAATGCTCCCCAAaaggtatatattttttacataaATGACATGAcctgcttaatatggacaccctgTTAACATGTCTGTATTAACGGAGTTTGACTTTACTAAGATTGAAGGTTTGCTGGTCATTTCCCATTTGTGGTTGAATTAGAATGTATTTATGTAATGTGTTGTTTTTTGGTCCTAATTTAAAGGTGCTGTATGTTGGATCAATTGATTTGTCCAAGAGCTGATCTAATTTCCTTTTACTATTTCAGCCTTTGATGGTACCAGGAAGGGTTTTGGTTGGTGAAGGTGTCCTGACCAAGCTCTGTAGAAAGAAACCCAAGCCACGTCAGTTCTTTTTATTCAATGATATTCTTGTTTATGGAAACATTGTCATCAACAAGAAAAAGGTTAGTAGTAACAATACTCAGTTATTCTAGCACTTGTTACTGAGGGTAACTATTCAAGTAACAGTGATTACTGACCGGTTGTCTCCACTGGTTGTTTTGCTTTATAAAGAATTAGCAAACTCCCTGCAAAATAGCTGCAAACTTATATAATGATGTTTCAATTTCAGTATAACAAGCAGCATGTTATTCCTCTAGAGGATATAAAACTACAGTCCTTGGATGATGAAGGAAGTAAGTGTTCCAATTTTTTGGGTCGAGTGTTTTAAGTAAGAGCACTGCTTAATGGTACATTTTGTATAAGTGTCTAGGAAAATGTACCATCCTTGACATACAATGTCTGATATTAATGAGTGCAATATTATATCAGAAAATAATCTTGTTTAATGGTGGATGTAATATTTCTGTCAGTGATTGGTTTGCTAACATTCCTATCTGGTATACTGTACCTCTAGATTTAAAAAATGGCTGGCAGATTATTAGTGCAAAGAAGTCATTTGCAGTTTATGCAGCTACAAGAACAGAGAAGGCTGAATGGATGGCTCACATCAACAAGTGTATTCAAGACCTACTGGCAAAAAGTTAGCATACAGTGTAAATGTGTTTGTTTCTTTAAGTAGTTATTTGAACAAGCCTTGTTTTAACAGCTGTGATTTTCATAATATTGTATAAGCATAATCTGTAGAGCTGTACAGCTGTAACATGACCAGGCAAGTAAACAGAGATTTTACTGTTGCTCTTTTCTGACTGAATCTTTCGTTTTATGATGACTGGAAGATCCATGTACACTGACAGGCATAACCTTATGTACTCATAAAAGAgtaaacaagtttgccttgatTAGCTGCAACATTCTCAGGTTCGAAATTGTTTAATTCATTTGCGGAataaaaaattgttgtcttcCATACAGAGGGTAAATGTGGTTCTTTTTCACTTCATTGAGATAGAACTGCATTGTAACAGAGATTGTTTGGTCTGATTATTTTTTAGCGGGGAAGAAAGGCACCACTGAACATGCAGCTGTTTGGGTTCCTGATAGCGAGGCATCAACTTGCATGCATTGTTTAAAGAGCAAGTTCACAGCTTTAAATCGAAGAGTATGTTTATCAGTAAATTTGAATGATCAATGTTGTTTTATTGACACactagggaccttacgaaactacaaTGGCAATGGCAATGGGAACATCACAAAAGGAATATGTttaatcagcaaaacaacaactctgcacgtgcatcacgtccTTCTGAAAATTTCTTTGCTGTCCTTGCACAACTACGACATTAAATGACCATCTCCCTCTGAACTAGAAGAAGATGACCGGGGAACATGGGATAATTGTGAAAAAAAGTGCAAGGATgtgaagtctatttttcagcgacacTTTCAGGGGTGTTGCTGTTGACAGATCGTAAGGTCCGTAGTCTGTCAGAAGGCCTGATTGTAGAGAGTATGTCCTAAAATGATTGTTACATGAACAGCCAACAAACCATTTTTGGTCTGCCTCCCCTTTCCAGACATCTGTAAATCCCTGCAGGATCTTTCAATGCAATTATCTAGACTAAGTAACGATTTATTTTTGCAAATAATGTGTATTTAGAGACTTGAAACGTTTTATACACATTGTATAATTTGCACTTAGTCTTGATAATGGGGTTATGATGATGTCAAAAGGTTGGCTTTTTACATGTTTTTTAACATCTCCTGTGCAATTTTTGTGCTTACTGGCTTACAAGGTTCTATGCTATCGTTGGTGTAAGAATGAATGATGGTAAggtcatttcttttgttattgtaTGTGCAGTAACACGTGACCTTCGGAGCCGGAGGGACAGGGTTTGATACATGTTATCTCCCATTTTTTTgtactctgttttataaagcgtagttaaaatattcagtttcttaaaaagaaaattagaacGGAAAATTCAGTTTCTTAACATATAATTTGTTAAAATgacattaattgatttattattCTTCAGCACCATTGCAGGAAATGTGGAGGGGTTGTCTGCAGTAACTGTTCAACCAAGAAGTTTCTCCTGCCTTCTCAGTCCTCAAAACCTT encodes:
- the LOC140928684 gene encoding pleckstrin homology domain-containing family F member 2-like gives rise to the protein MVDRLANTEANERRIRNVENCFGTSGQPLMVPGRVLVGEGVLTKLCRKKPKPRQFFLFNDILVYGNIVINKKKYNKQHVIPLEDIKLQSLDDEGNLKNGWQIISAKKSFAVYAATRTEKAEWMAHINKCIQDLLAKTGKKGTTEHAAVWVPDSEASTCMHCLKSKFTALNRRHHCRKCGGVVCSNCSTKKFLLPSQSSKPLRVCDNCYNLLLSGKGVVDQEEKKMATVPTPPQKVDKSEDESESSGESDDDDEAGSENPAASEYQVPTKPTFYQGDQGAPKGEGDGGTVEPMETNANNEV